The window AGGCACATCCCGGCTGATATTTCCTCAGTATTATGCGGCCCTGGTCCACGAAGACCTCGAGAGGATCACCCGGCCGGACGTCCATCGTGCGCAACAGCTCGCCTGGGAGCACCAGTCGTGCCAGGCCGTCGAGTCTGCGCACCATCGCTGCCGTGCCGCCCACGTTTGATTCCCCCCCAGGAGAAAGGCGTGAGGTTCGATGCCATGGTACTTCCCGCGCTGGCATCAACCTGCTCGGTTCCTGCGGGCGTTTAGCACTTTTTGGCAAAGGAGGCTTCGCTGCATGGCTGCACCAG of the Bacillota bacterium genome contains:
- a CDS encoding AbrB/MazE/SpoVT family DNA-binding domain-containing protein; the protein is MGGTAAMVRRLDGLARLVLPGELLRTMDVRPGDPLEVFVDQGRIILRKYQPGCAFCGRGGDLIPFQN